A window of Cryptomeria japonica chromosome 3, Sugi_1.0, whole genome shotgun sequence contains these coding sequences:
- the LOC131874499 gene encoding uncharacterized protein LOC131874499 yields MATISSVKGAQNMAIDLTKKDGIVYVLEKTEGLDQKWNEASSEGPNKNSVSYQNVLTKAFMYPDDRQQNTDGVRTKQGSKYQWTKQTAGDHFQLMIQSGDSIKAIKFLANNQPVKLADLDPDDDAFLWDITS; encoded by the exons ATGGCCACGATCTCAAGTGTAAAAGGTGCACAGAATATGGCCATAGATCTCACAAAGAAAGATGGGATCGTTTATGTGTTGGAGAAGACTGAAGGACTTGATCAG AAATGGAATGAAGCTAGTTCGGAAGGGCCAAACAAGAACTCGGTCTCATATCAAAATGTTCTGACCAAAGCTTTCATGTACCCAGATGATCGTCAACAAAATACGGATGGG GTGAGAACAAAACAAGGAAGCAAATATCAGTGGACTAAACAGACGGCCGGTGATCACTTCCAACTTATGATCCAAAGTGGAGACAGCATTAAGGCGATAAAATTTTTGGCTAACAACCAGCCTGTTAAACTTGCTGATTTGGACCCTGACGACGACGCGTTTCTGTGGGATATCACTTCCTAA